In Kordiimonas pumila, a single genomic region encodes these proteins:
- a CDS encoding LL-diaminopimelate aminotransferase, with translation MTNNEFYRVRRLPPYLFAEINAMKAAARARGEDIIDFGMGNPDLPTPQHIVDKLKETVDNKTAHGYSVSRGIPGLRRAHAAYYKRRFGVDIDPETENIVTLGSKEGLANLAQAITAPGDVILSPNPSFPIHPYGFMIAGASVRHLPMGPGHNFMAELRHAVQHSVPMPSAVILCYPGNPTAEVVDLAFYEEVVAFCKEKGIWILSDLAYCEIYFDGNPPPSILQVPGAKEIAVEFTSLSKTYSMAGWRVGFGAGNKQLISALARVKSYLDYGAFTPIQVAATAALNGPQDCIEETRSIYRARRDTLISGLEAAGWKVPSPKATMFAWAPLPEAFMEMGSMAFAKLLMQHAKVAVSPGVGFGEYGEGYVRIGLVENEQRIRQAVRNIKRFMQDKDMHLAEWRKANK, from the coding sequence ATGACCAATAATGAATTTTACCGCGTACGACGCTTGCCGCCTTATCTGTTTGCTGAAATTAATGCAATGAAGGCAGCAGCACGAGCGCGCGGCGAAGATATCATTGACTTCGGTATGGGCAACCCAGACCTGCCAACCCCGCAGCATATTGTTGATAAGCTGAAAGAAACTGTCGATAATAAAACAGCGCATGGTTATTCGGTTTCTCGCGGAATTCCGGGGCTGCGCCGGGCGCATGCTGCTTATTATAAGCGCCGCTTTGGGGTAGATATTGACCCTGAGACTGAAAATATTGTTACCCTTGGTTCCAAAGAGGGGCTGGCAAACCTTGCGCAGGCTATTACGGCGCCGGGCGATGTTATCCTTTCGCCTAATCCTAGCTTTCCAATTCATCCTTATGGGTTTATGATTGCAGGTGCTTCTGTACGGCATTTGCCAATGGGGCCGGGCCATAATTTTATGGCAGAGCTTCGGCACGCTGTGCAGCACAGTGTGCCAATGCCAAGCGCCGTTATTTTGTGTTATCCCGGCAATCCGACAGCCGAAGTAGTTGATCTGGCATTTTACGAGGAAGTGGTTGCTTTCTGTAAAGAAAAAGGCATCTGGATTTTATCTGACCTTGCTTACTGCGAGATCTATTTTGATGGTAACCCGCCGCCTTCGATTTTGCAGGTGCCAGGCGCAAAAGAAATTGCTGTGGAATTTACCAGCTTGTCCAAAACATATTCAATGGCTGGCTGGCGTGTGGGGTTTGGTGCGGGTAACAAGCAGCTTATCAGTGCACTTGCGCGGGTGAAAAGCTATCTGGATTATGGTGCTTTTACGCCTATTCAGGTTGCAGCAACAGCGGCGCTGAATGGCCCACAAGATTGCATTGAAGAAACCCGCAGTATATACCGTGCACGGCGTGATACCCTGATTTCAGGTTTAGAGGCCGCTGGCTGGAAAGTACCATCACCCAAAGCCACTATGTTTGCATGGGCACCCTTACCTGAGGCATTTATGGAAATGGGTTCGATGGCCTTTGCAAAACTGTTGATGCAGCATGCCAAGGTTGCGGTATCTCCGGGTGTTGGTTTTGGTGAGTACGGTGAAGGTTATGTACGGATTGGGCTGGTGGAAAATGAACAGAGGATCCGTCAGGCAGTTAGAAATATAAAACGGTTCATGCAAGATAAAGATATGCACCTTGCTGAGTGGCGCAAGGCCAATAAATAA
- a CDS encoding homoserine dehydrogenase: protein MSDASKPLKVGIAGLGTVGAGVVKILQGHAGLLTRRAGRAIEITAVSARDRSRDRGVDLTQYHWCDNPVETASLDDVDLVVELIGGSDGPALTLARETLSKGKSFVTANKALIAVHGKELATLAEKNGATLRFEAAVAGGIPIIKALVEGLAANEVTGLHGILNGTCNYILTRMEREGLSFAEVLADAQRLGYAEADPTFDIDGIDTAHKTAILAAIAFGVAPDMANLPVEGIRTIAPVDIDYAKELGYRIKLLGVARKDSAGVETRVYPAMVPLTAPLAGVMNAVNAVVVHGDYVGETVYEGAGAGEGPTASAVVADIIDIARGNLCPAFGVKVADLQTLPAIPADKHYGTFYVRLSVEDKPGVMAEITAALAKEQVSIKSILQRGKADDGGVYIILTTHRTVEASITAVLERFNALKSVLEAPAMLRIEEV, encoded by the coding sequence ATGAGTGACGCATCTAAACCCCTGAAGGTTGGTATTGCTGGTCTGGGTACTGTTGGCGCAGGCGTTGTAAAAATTCTGCAAGGTCATGCAGGCCTTCTCACAAGGCGGGCTGGCCGTGCAATTGAGATAACAGCAGTTTCAGCGCGCGACAGAAGCCGGGATAGGGGTGTTGACCTTACGCAGTATCATTGGTGTGATAACCCGGTTGAAACAGCATCGCTTGATGATGTTGATCTTGTTGTGGAATTGATCGGTGGCAGTGATGGTCCGGCACTTACGCTCGCACGGGAAACGCTTTCAAAAGGCAAGTCTTTTGTAACGGCTAATAAAGCGCTTATCGCCGTACACGGTAAGGAGCTTGCAACTCTTGCAGAAAAAAATGGCGCTACACTAAGGTTTGAAGCAGCAGTTGCTGGCGGCATTCCTATCATTAAGGCATTGGTTGAAGGCCTTGCTGCTAATGAGGTTACCGGTTTGCACGGTATTTTAAACGGTACCTGCAATTACATTTTAACCCGTATGGAGCGTGAAGGCCTGTCTTTTGCTGAAGTGCTGGCCGATGCGCAGCGCCTTGGCTATGCTGAAGCAGACCCAACCTTTGATATTGATGGGATCGATACGGCGCATAAAACAGCTATTCTTGCAGCAATTGCCTTTGGTGTGGCCCCTGACATGGCAAACCTGCCAGTTGAAGGTATTCGGACGATAGCGCCGGTTGATATTGATTATGCCAAGGAACTTGGCTACCGCATCAAGCTTTTAGGCGTGGCCCGCAAAGATAGTGCCGGTGTTGAAACCCGTGTTTATCCTGCTATGGTACCCCTTACTGCGCCGCTGGCGGGGGTTATGAATGCTGTGAATGCTGTTGTTGTCCACGGCGACTATGTTGGAGAGACAGTTTACGAAGGCGCTGGCGCTGGTGAAGGGCCAACGGCCTCTGCTGTGGTTGCCGACATCATCGATATCGCGCGCGGCAACCTCTGCCCGGCGTTTGGTGTTAAAGTGGCAGACTTGCAAACACTGCCTGCAATACCTGCGGACAAGCATTATGGCACATTCTATGTCCGCCTTAGTGTGGAAGACAAACCAGGTGTTATGGCCGAAATAACGGCAGCCCTTGCGAAGGAGCAAGTGTCGATTAAAAGTATTTTACAGCGCGGCAAAGCTGATGATGGTGGTGTTTATATTATTCTAACAACACACCGTACAGTTGAAGCTTCTATTACAGCAGTGCTTGAGCGTTTCAACGCGCTCAAGAGTGTGTTAGAAGCCCCAGCAATGTTGCGTATTGAAGAAGTCTGA
- the glpX gene encoding class II fructose-bisphosphatase, which translates to MSSQDLNRILVLEVVRVTEAGAIAASKLTGRGDEKAADAAAVEAMRKAFNELPIDGTVVIGEGERDEAPMLYIGEKVGSGKGPKVDIALDPLEGTTICAKAMPNALAVLAISEAGGLLNAPDVYMDKIAVGGGLPDGVIDLDKSTADNVRDVAKAKGKKVEDMMVCVLDRPRHAKLIAELRELGCGVALIGDGDVAGVIATTDKSTGIDLYIGSGGAPEGVLAAAALRCIGGQMQGRLLFRNDDERGRAHKWGITDLNKKYNLMDLASGDVIFAATGVTDGAMLDGVHVTAEGITTDTITMRSKTKTIRRVKALHGHR; encoded by the coding sequence ATGTCATCACAGGATCTGAACCGGATTCTGGTCCTCGAAGTGGTAAGGGTCACGGAAGCAGGGGCCATTGCCGCAAGTAAATTAACCGGTAGGGGTGACGAAAAAGCCGCCGATGCCGCCGCAGTTGAGGCTATGCGTAAGGCTTTTAACGAATTGCCGATAGACGGTACTGTTGTGATCGGTGAAGGCGAGCGCGACGAAGCGCCAATGCTGTATATTGGTGAAAAGGTGGGTTCAGGCAAAGGCCCAAAAGTGGATATTGCACTTGATCCGCTTGAGGGTACCACGATCTGTGCCAAAGCGATGCCAAATGCGCTTGCCGTGCTTGCTATTTCTGAGGCTGGCGGCTTACTCAATGCACCTGACGTGTATATGGACAAAATTGCAGTAGGCGGCGGCCTGCCTGACGGTGTGATTGATCTGGATAAAAGCACGGCAGACAATGTGCGTGACGTGGCGAAAGCAAAAGGCAAAAAAGTGGAAGACATGATGGTTTGCGTGCTGGATAGGCCGCGCCATGCCAAACTGATTGCTGAACTGCGCGAACTGGGCTGCGGCGTTGCACTTATTGGTGACGGCGATGTGGCAGGCGTTATTGCAACAACAGATAAATCAACCGGTATTGACCTTTATATTGGTTCTGGCGGCGCGCCTGAGGGTGTGCTTGCGGCTGCGGCACTACGCTGTATCGGCGGCCAAATGCAAGGACGCTTGTTGTTCAGAAATGACGATGAACGTGGCCGTGCTCATAAATGGGGCATTACCGACCTGAATAAAAAATATAACTTGATGGATTTGGCGTCAGGTGATGTTATTTTCGCGGCAACCGGTGTTACAGACGGCGCTATGCTGGACGGTGTGCATGTAACAGCGGAAGGCATTACAACAGACACGATTACCATGCGGTCTAAAACCAAAACCATCCGCAGGGTAAAGGCCCTTCACGGCCACCGGTAG
- the recJ gene encoding single-stranded-DNA-specific exonuclease RecJ, whose amino-acid sequence MNSIEPKETADPLLGVRCSALGQAWEMRPAPVRVAEAIAERLGVSYAVGQLMAGRGVSIDDAETFYNPSLKDSMPDPRTLKDMDKATARIIRALQSGEEIAIYGDYDVDGATSSAVLYRYLTAVGAKVRIYIPDRMIEGYGPNAPAMEGLRKAGVDLVITVDCGILSFAPLEAAKAVGLDVIVVDHHKAEAELPVAAAVVNPNRLDDDSGVGYLAAVGVAFLLAVDINRTLREAGWFGQDRKEPALLNLLDVVALGTVADVVPLVGLNRALVTQGLKVMALRRNVGLTSLSDVGRINEAPNTYHAGFILGPRVNAGGRVGESGLGAELLTTDDPIKARQIADRLDKYNEERRYIEAEVLEAATSQLDARYGPDGHPATITVACGEGWHAGVIGIVASRLKDKYGVPSLVLALENGEAKGSGRSVSGVDFGAAVIEAVQKGLLLKGGGHAMAAGLSVAEDKIDALTAFLEVFLEKQVARASENRSLKIDAVIALSGATPELIDEIEQVGPFGAGNPAPRFVIPEVDLLKADLVGENHLRCIFKSKDGKSIKAMAFRQANEPFGQLLRTATGRRFHIAGKLKKDTWGGTPKVEMMLDDAALIGPV is encoded by the coding sequence GTGAATAGCATTGAACCAAAAGAAACAGCGGACCCTTTACTGGGGGTGCGCTGTTCTGCTTTGGGGCAGGCGTGGGAAATGCGCCCGGCTCCTGTTCGGGTGGCCGAGGCTATAGCCGAACGGCTTGGGGTTTCTTACGCGGTTGGGCAGCTTATGGCCGGGCGCGGTGTTTCTATCGATGACGCTGAAACATTCTATAACCCGTCCCTTAAAGATAGCATGCCTGACCCAAGAACCCTTAAGGATATGGATAAGGCGACAGCCAGAATTATCCGTGCACTTCAGTCTGGGGAAGAAATTGCCATTTACGGTGACTATGATGTCGACGGCGCTACCTCAAGCGCGGTGCTGTACCGGTATCTAACGGCTGTTGGCGCCAAAGTGCGCATTTATATTCCGGATCGAATGATCGAGGGCTACGGCCCAAATGCACCAGCTATGGAAGGGCTTAGGAAAGCCGGGGTTGACCTCGTTATAACGGTTGATTGTGGTATTCTCTCGTTTGCTCCTCTTGAGGCCGCAAAGGCTGTAGGGCTGGATGTTATTGTGGTTGATCACCATAAAGCAGAGGCTGAACTACCCGTGGCTGCGGCTGTTGTGAACCCAAACCGGCTGGATGATGACAGCGGTGTGGGATACCTCGCTGCGGTTGGTGTAGCTTTTCTGCTGGCTGTAGATATTAACCGCACCTTGCGCGAGGCTGGCTGGTTTGGACAAGACCGAAAAGAACCCGCTCTCTTAAACCTGCTTGACGTCGTAGCACTTGGCACAGTTGCCGATGTTGTACCACTTGTGGGCCTTAATCGGGCGCTCGTTACCCAAGGTCTAAAGGTAATGGCTTTGCGGCGTAATGTGGGCCTTACCTCTTTAAGCGATGTGGGGCGTATTAACGAAGCGCCCAATACATACCATGCGGGCTTTATATTGGGGCCGCGCGTGAATGCTGGCGGCCGTGTGGGAGAATCAGGCCTTGGGGCGGAACTTTTAACAACGGATGACCCTATAAAGGCGCGCCAGATTGCAGACAGGCTTGATAAATATAATGAAGAACGCCGTTATATTGAGGCAGAGGTGCTGGAAGCTGCCACAAGCCAGCTTGATGCCCGTTACGGCCCTGATGGCCACCCAGCGACGATTACAGTCGCTTGCGGAGAGGGTTGGCATGCCGGTGTGATTGGTATTGTCGCAAGCAGGCTAAAAGACAAGTACGGCGTACCATCACTTGTGCTTGCACTTGAAAACGGCGAAGCAAAAGGTTCTGGTCGCTCTGTCTCTGGGGTAGATTTTGGCGCAGCTGTAATAGAAGCAGTACAAAAGGGTCTGCTTTTAAAAGGTGGTGGCCATGCGATGGCGGCAGGCCTCAGTGTTGCAGAAGATAAAATTGATGCGCTCACAGCTTTTCTGGAGGTATTTTTAGAAAAGCAGGTCGCCCGCGCATCTGAAAACCGGTCGCTGAAAATCGATGCGGTGATTGCGCTGTCTGGTGCTACGCCAGAACTTATTGATGAAATAGAGCAGGTTGGCCCGTTTGGGGCAGGTAACCCTGCGCCCCGGTTTGTTATCCCTGAGGTTGATTTATTGAAGGCTGACCTCGTTGGAGAGAATCATCTGCGCTGTATTTTTAAGTCAAAAGACGGAAAATCAATAAAGGCTATGGCTTTCAGGCAAGCAAATGAACCTTTTGGTCAGTTGCTACGGACAGCAACAGGCAGGCGCTTCCACATTGCAGGAAAGCTGAAAAAAGACACATGGGGCGGCACCCCAAAGGTGGAAATGATGCTGGATGATGCCGCGCTAATTGGCCCTGTATAA
- a CDS encoding sensor histidine kinase codes for MIDWLFGDSGLTPHGYCLIWRQDLIFMHVVSDILISISYFAIPAFLYKIRKINPDIIPAIWAYLFCGFIVSCGITHVFNLITLYYPIYGISGLAKVICALISVTTAVVLAIKHTQANKIPSVNQLMKVTNDLTTEAEHRKKVEEDLKTLTKTLEQRVIERTLQLNIAIENEKKIQAEIRSTMKMREEFLASISHDFKTPLNAILGFSETVMTKIFGDKLNGKNLEYIGLIHKSGSMMRNYINRLVAVYQMGSEADALVASSFEIDEMINNVVDEAQILARQKNIRIITEELQPTLYQGDKILCHSLISNIVSNAVKYTNKGSVCVSLSEIPDGVSVSVKDTGVGIPERELTKIFDLFHRVEEPTISTEGNGLGLAICLSIAKKHGGNITVFSTVGEGSTFIVKLLNQPVDEREESAATVGLDAKLTLV; via the coding sequence ATGATTGATTGGTTATTTGGGGATTCGGGACTAACCCCGCATGGGTATTGCCTGATTTGGCGACAAGACCTGATTTTTATGCATGTAGTATCAGATATACTTATCAGCATATCCTACTTTGCCATTCCTGCTTTTCTTTATAAAATTCGAAAAATAAACCCTGATATTATCCCTGCTATATGGGCATATCTATTCTGTGGTTTCATCGTTTCATGCGGTATCACCCATGTTTTTAACCTAATCACATTGTATTATCCAATTTACGGCATTTCTGGTCTAGCAAAGGTTATTTGCGCTCTCATATCGGTTACCACTGCCGTTGTACTTGCCATTAAACACACACAAGCAAACAAGATTCCATCAGTTAACCAGTTGATGAAGGTTACTAACGACCTTACCACTGAGGCTGAACACCGCAAAAAAGTTGAAGAAGACCTAAAAACACTTACCAAAACGCTAGAACAGCGCGTGATTGAACGTACCCTACAACTTAATATTGCCATTGAAAACGAAAAGAAAATTCAAGCCGAAATACGTTCCACCATGAAAATGCGGGAAGAGTTTTTAGCCTCGATCAGCCATGACTTCAAAACGCCGCTTAACGCAATTCTCGGTTTCAGTGAAACTGTTATGACTAAAATATTTGGAGATAAGCTAAACGGTAAAAACCTTGAATATATTGGGCTTATTCACAAGTCAGGCAGTATGATGCGCAATTATATCAACCGCCTTGTTGCTGTGTACCAAATGGGCAGTGAAGCCGATGCACTTGTTGCATCATCCTTTGAAATAGATGAGATGATCAACAATGTTGTCGATGAAGCACAGATTCTGGCACGGCAAAAAAACATTCGTATCATCACAGAAGAATTACAACCAACCCTTTACCAAGGTGATAAAATTCTATGCCACAGCCTGATATCAAACATTGTCTCAAATGCTGTTAAATACACGAATAAAGGCAGTGTCTGTGTTTCTTTGTCTGAAATACCTGATGGTGTCAGTGTTTCAGTGAAGGATACAGGTGTTGGTATACCTGAACGAGAACTCACTAAAATATTTGACCTGTTTCACCGGGTGGAAGAACCAACCATCTCAACAGAAGGCAATGGCCTGGGCCTTGCTATTTGCCTGTCGATCGCTAAAAAACACGGTGGTAACATTACTGTTTTCTCAACGGTAGGCGAAGGCAGTACTTTTATCGTCAAACTTCTCAATCAGCCGGTTGATGAAAGAGAGGAAAGTGCAGCAACCGTTGGGCTTGATGCCAAGCTCACGTTGGTATGA
- a CDS encoding DUF3034 family protein, whose translation MRIITLVAFACILTTSVLRAQSTPEKLFDQGKLLATGGVSQIEGAGGAGLSTWALISGYGSERGVGVNVHHTFVKLDDFTFNSTGVAIGLYDRVEVSLARQWFDTDDAGARLGLGEDFTFSQDIVGLKVRLFGDALYTQDSWLPQVAVGVQYKNASKAPILTAVGAQRDDDFDFYLTATKAILSKSLIASGAVRFTRANQFGLLGFGGVGADSYKPQFEGSLVYMLQHNLVLGADYRTKPDNLAFAEEGDSKAVYLAWFPNKFFSVTVAAVDLGPIALQGRQQGMYVSLQTGF comes from the coding sequence GTGCGAATTATAACATTAGTAGCTTTTGCCTGTATTTTGACAACGTCAGTATTGCGTGCTCAATCGACCCCGGAAAAGCTGTTTGACCAAGGGAAGCTGCTGGCAACGGGCGGCGTGAGCCAGATTGAGGGCGCGGGTGGTGCTGGCCTTAGCACATGGGCACTGATCTCTGGGTATGGATCTGAGCGCGGTGTAGGGGTGAATGTCCATCACACATTCGTTAAGCTTGATGATTTTACCTTCAATAGTACAGGTGTGGCTATTGGCCTTTATGACCGGGTTGAGGTGTCTCTTGCTCGTCAATGGTTTGATACGGACGATGCTGGTGCGCGGCTTGGGCTAGGTGAAGATTTTACTTTTTCCCAAGATATTGTGGGCCTTAAGGTACGCCTGTTTGGTGATGCGCTTTATACGCAAGATAGCTGGTTACCACAGGTGGCTGTTGGTGTGCAGTATAAGAACGCCAGCAAGGCCCCAATTTTGACAGCAGTGGGGGCCCAGCGTGATGATGATTTTGATTTTTACCTAACCGCCACAAAAGCAATTTTGAGCAAAAGCTTGATTGCAAGCGGAGCCGTGCGCTTTACTAGGGCAAACCAGTTTGGTTTGCTTGGATTTGGCGGCGTTGGGGCTGATAGTTATAAGCCTCAGTTTGAAGGTTCGCTAGTTTATATGTTGCAGCATAATTTAGTGCTGGGGGCGGATTATAGAACCAAACCCGATAACCTTGCTTTTGCCGAAGAAGGCGACAGCAAAGCGGTTTATTTGGCATGGTTCCCAAATAAGTTTTTCTCTGTAACAGTGGCAGCAGTTGATTTAGGACCTATTGCGCTGCAAGGTAGACAACAAGGCATGTATGTTTCACTTCAGACAGGTTTTTAG
- a CDS encoding group I truncated hemoglobin has protein sequence MKVPSLVSAVFVMASVSLPASAGTLFDDLGGMEKIQNVASRTLDLALKDELTRENFRFANMKNIKEKLSLMLCEVADGPCVYDGAPMKELHDPMDITTSQFNAVVESLQQAMREEKIPFSVQNRLIARLAPLHSDIVTVR, from the coding sequence ATGAAAGTTCCGTCGCTTGTTTCAGCAGTTTTTGTTATGGCCAGCGTTTCTTTGCCCGCAAGTGCAGGAACACTTTTTGATGACTTGGGCGGCATGGAAAAAATACAAAATGTTGCCAGCCGTACGCTCGACCTTGCTTTGAAAGATGAGTTAACCCGCGAAAATTTTCGCTTTGCCAATATGAAAAACATTAAGGAGAAGCTGTCGCTGATGCTATGCGAAGTTGCTGATGGTCCCTGTGTTTATGATGGGGCTCCGATGAAAGAACTTCACGACCCAATGGATATAACAACTAGTCAGTTTAATGCAGTGGTAGAATCACTGCAGCAAGCCATGCGGGAAGAAAAAATACCATTCAGTGTGCAGAACCGGTTGATTGCTCGTCTTGCGCCCTTGCATAGTGATATAGTCACTGTAAGATAA
- a CDS encoding endonuclease/exonuclease/phosphatase family protein: MKNYCVIKTIISLFLVGFALPLKASETRDVRVLSYNINGLPAPLQTGREPYFERIAELLRERRRAGTQPDIVLIQEAFDNHTRVIAEKTGYPYVLRGPDRRDTSKRGDVHWAMKARKTYSSFTDPQKFMGSGLLILSDFPIIEARHKAFNSDECAGIDCLSNKAILLARVQVPGMATPLDIITTHFNSLNSAKAPSRIAFKAHKKQTDVFEWFLGQVNSGNPIIIGGDFNTKARKRYDYFQATVELDDVAEVCLQEVQDCRLHTGVTPASVWHDTNDKQFYRGSKTVTIFPLSIDRPFDEKLQGKPLSDHTGYEVIYRLSQTEKHVAVKGMK, from the coding sequence ATGAAAAACTATTGTGTTATTAAAACTATTATTTCCCTTTTTCTTGTGGGGTTTGCTCTGCCTTTAAAGGCTAGTGAAACACGCGATGTACGTGTTCTTTCCTATAATATTAATGGATTGCCAGCGCCGCTTCAAACGGGCAGGGAGCCCTATTTTGAGCGGATTGCTGAACTGCTGCGCGAGCGTCGGCGCGCAGGTACTCAACCCGACATAGTGCTTATTCAGGAAGCTTTTGATAACCATACCCGTGTTATAGCGGAAAAAACAGGCTACCCTTACGTACTGCGCGGCCCTGACCGGCGCGATACCAGCAAGCGCGGTGACGTGCACTGGGCTATGAAAGCGCGTAAAACCTATTCAAGCTTTACCGACCCACAAAAGTTTATGGGCAGCGGATTGCTTATTTTAAGTGACTTTCCGATTATAGAGGCGCGGCATAAGGCTTTTAATTCTGATGAATGTGCCGGTATTGACTGCCTTTCAAACAAGGCTATTTTGCTGGCACGGGTTCAGGTGCCCGGTATGGCAACCCCTCTTGATATTATTACCACTCACTTTAATTCCTTGAATTCTGCCAAGGCACCATCAAGAATCGCCTTTAAGGCACACAAAAAACAAACGGATGTATTTGAATGGTTTTTAGGGCAAGTGAATAGCGGTAACCCGATCATTATTGGAGGTGACTTTAATACGAAAGCCAGAAAGCGCTATGACTATTTTCAAGCAACGGTTGAGCTTGATGATGTGGCGGAGGTTTGCCTGCAGGAAGTGCAGGATTGTAGGCTTCATACTGGCGTTACGCCAGCGTCTGTATGGCATGATACAAACGACAAGCAGTTTTACCGGGGCAGCAAGACTGTAACGATTTTCCCGCTGAGTATTGACCGGCCATTTGATGAAAAACTTCAGGGTAAACCGCTTTCCGATCACACTGGCTATGAAGTGATATACAGGCTTTCGCAGACAGAGAAACATGTTGCCGTTAAAGGAATGAAGTGA
- a CDS encoding MipA/OmpV family protein: MLPRFHSVLWAMLVSTVFLLPVYANDDVDLSFSGKPIYIESEEVEGYRKRDNWNGRLGFGVSYAPDFLGADNHSVYSAFDFKASFRDRIFIENSRFGAVLLKERFLKAGVLGRVKSGRNEDLSETDLAGLPKIKKAFEVGAFAGTSLYKLFLTGELYMDVSNVNRGAAIDLEAGYTFEMNSKFSITPIIGTGWGSANYVKTYFGAPDELMAQYEAYEAKSGFFQYFLETALEYRLGKRWLVKGSLRYARLSGPAVGSPVLESREGSKNQASGFMALVWLF, from the coding sequence ATGCTGCCGCGTTTCCATTCAGTTCTATGGGCAATGCTGGTTTCAACTGTTTTTCTACTGCCGGTTTATGCAAATGATGATGTCGACCTCAGTTTTTCAGGCAAGCCTATCTATATAGAATCAGAAGAAGTGGAGGGGTACCGCAAGCGCGATAACTGGAATGGCCGTTTAGGCTTTGGTGTTTCTTATGCGCCAGACTTTCTAGGAGCAGATAATCACTCTGTTTATTCTGCTTTTGATTTTAAAGCGAGCTTTCGGGACCGTATATTCATTGAAAATAGCAGGTTCGGGGCTGTCCTTTTAAAAGAAAGGTTTTTGAAGGCGGGCGTTCTTGGCCGGGTGAAAAGTGGTCGCAATGAAGACCTGTCAGAAACGGACCTTGCTGGTTTACCTAAAATTAAAAAGGCCTTTGAAGTTGGGGCTTTTGCGGGCACATCATTGTATAAGCTGTTTCTGACCGGCGAATTATACATGGATGTAAGCAATGTCAACAGGGGCGCTGCTATTGATCTGGAAGCAGGCTATACCTTTGAAATGAATTCGAAGTTTTCCATTACCCCTATAATTGGTACAGGGTGGGGGTCAGCTAACTATGTTAAAACCTATTTTGGTGCACCAGATGAATTGATGGCACAGTATGAAGCCTATGAAGCTAAAAGTGGTTTCTTTCAATATTTTCTGGAAACTGCCCTAGAGTATAGGCTTGGCAAACGCTGGCTTGTGAAAGGCAGCCTGCGCTATGCCAGACTTTCTGGCCCGGCTGTTGGCAGCCCGGTTTTGGAAAGCAGGGAAGGGTCTAAAAATCAGGCATCAGGTTTTATGGCGCTTGTCTGGCTGTTCTAA
- a CDS encoding GntR family transcriptional regulator — MKKTAIRFDKLSRTEDETAQEWVYRALRFAVMSGQVQPGLALTIRGIADMLDVSSMPVREALRRLTSEGALLLKANRRIMVPDIVPAKLVELIEMRILLECHAAERALPYVNDKKLDELKALNDEQNHAFEAPDPEGIILNNLAFHKCLYSAHPFPACIPMIEQIWLQLGPLHRLALANFETHYIKDRHIEIMQALKTHNSFGLKAAIEADIRDGAGYMTQTELLERYNRAETDNLSIPGHDYIDRLGVKS; from the coding sequence ATGAAAAAAACAGCAATACGGTTTGACAAGCTTTCGCGCACCGAAGATGAAACAGCTCAGGAATGGGTTTATCGGGCGCTTCGTTTTGCTGTTATGTCAGGGCAGGTTCAACCCGGTCTTGCCCTGACCATTCGCGGCATTGCTGACATGCTTGATGTTAGCTCGATGCCGGTTAGAGAGGCACTTCGTCGCTTAACGTCTGAGGGCGCACTCCTGCTAAAAGCAAACCGGCGTATTATGGTGCCTGATATTGTACCGGCAAAACTTGTTGAACTGATAGAAATGCGTATTCTGCTGGAATGTCATGCCGCAGAACGTGCCTTGCCCTATGTTAATGATAAAAAACTTGATGAACTAAAGGCCTTGAACGATGAGCAAAACCACGCGTTTGAAGCCCCAGACCCTGAAGGCATTATCCTGAACAATCTAGCATTTCATAAATGCCTTTATTCTGCACACCCCTTCCCCGCCTGTATTCCTATGATTGAGCAAATCTGGCTTCAACTTGGCCCTTTGCACAGGCTTGCGCTTGCAAACTTTGAAACACATTATATCAAAGACCGGCATATAGAAATTATGCAAGCTCTCAAAACTCATAATTCGTTTGGTTTGAAAGCGGCGATTGAAGCGGATATTCGTGACGGCGCTGGCTACATGACACAAACCGAGTTACTCGAACGCTATAACCGTGCAGAAACAGATAACCTCAGTATCCCGGGACATGATTATATTGACCGGCTCGGTGTTAAAAGCTGA